The nucleotide window AGAGTTAACATGTtatgtaaaattacaaaatcaatcCTTGGGGTATTAATGCAATATAAATGCAATTATGGTGATCCATCTGCGCagattatgtatatatatatatatatatatatatatatatatatatatatatatatatatatatatatatatatacatacatatatatatatatatattaattatatttatatattaatatatacatatatacatatatatatatatatatatatatatatatatatatatacggtgtttgtttttcaaaatgttaatttaAAATTGAGAAGCTTGGTATTCTATAAGAAATTTCTCATAATAacaattataatatatatatatatatatatatatatatatatatatatatatatatatatatatatatatatatatatatatatatatatatatatatatatatataatatatatatatatacaataacacaaattacttcgagtataaagtaataatatctgttactcaAGTTTTACGACTgctagatgcatgaaacttgagTTCTACATATTGCTGTTACAAACAACTTGCCGTTAGTGCGCCATCTAGTGTTGCCCTTCTTGCATATCCCACTGCAAAAAGGAAATACTCAGATACTGCAGTTTCTCCGATATTATGAGAAAAAGAGTTATGTTTCACTAtcgaaatttcttatcgaaacTTTCGCGTAAACTTAGTATTGACTGTTTTGTCTTATTTCCATGATGTCGACCCTCGATTGGTGTAAGTCAGTGCTGACGTAGAAGTACGTTTTTCTTCAAATCGTTCGATTTACGGCGTCTGTCAACTGGAAAGTCTATTTAAGGCAATTACTAGAATAACAGATGTAGTCATTTCTTTTCGTCTGTGTGAGGAACATCACGTAAGTTTTATTTGAGAGATGGGTCTGCCGGGAACTATCATACTCACTGGTCTCATCGAGCTTGGAGGGCGGAAGGACTTACCTGGACGCCATCTTTGCCAATTTGGAGGACTTCAGTCATTGCTCGGTGAGTTGAATGGCGCCAAAGAGAAGTCAACTAAGCGCACCTTTCCCGCTCCTCCCCTCTTTACATTGAATGACCAAGGAACTGAGAGGTGACATAAAGAGTTGACAGTTGTTTTTCTGTCAAGCAAATCACGACCTACAGAAGAGTCAAGGTACATGCGACACTAACCATTCATAATTTTTGTATTAgttgatattgaaaaaaatattctatttttcTTCGGAAAAGAGTCACCAAAAAGGGCAACATTTAACTCTTTAAGATAATGGAAGACAtaattgtttcatttattttcaaaaagaatcTAAAACTGTTCTGGAATGAGCCGTTAGCATTAATTCGTTTTCATTAAGGTTTAAGAAACTGAAAGTTGCATAAAACATACAATAATTTATATAGAAACGCCCTAAGCTTTCTTGGTCAGTTTGATACTGTGTTAATTAgagatttttttaattaaacTTAGCGTAAAACTTTAAATAAACGTAACAAGTCGAATATTCTTTGCAAAGAATAAAAGcataattttattctccaatgtaaattcaatatatttacACAGCATTAACTTTCGCAGGATTTTTCTGTCCTTGTAAAATACTTTCTTACAGAAACAATTGCTTTGCGCTATTCAATGTCAGAATGTTatcaagaatattttgattacaaAACAAAGACACCTGTTCAGTCGATATTCAAGATATTCTCCTCAAacagataaaatgaaaacaaagacaaGACAGGGGTAAACGACACTGTCCTAAAAAAGATCTCGTCTTGAGACAATCAGAAGCGTTCATATATGTAATGACTTTTGAAAACATTCTTACATTATTTTAGCATATTATGTGAACTTGATGTTTCGGTGAATTTAAACTCCCTAACACCTAAATCTGAGGATAGAGAATTAAAACCGTACATAATCTTACTTAGCTGtcattaacatttttaaaactgaacTTTCAAACTTAAAATTCATGTCAGCAAACTTGGATGACATTAATTATTGAGTCGCAATGAGGGCATACGGACACGACTCAGTGTTGGTAATGCCAACTTGAATACGTACAGCGCTGAAGAGGTTAAGTCACTTGACTAGGGGGTTGGCAACATGTCCCAGTTTCGAGATATTTCAGCTTTGCAAaacaactttttctcaaacctCAGAATACATTTTATAGGACATTGGCACTATTGTAGCGAAAGTACACTAATTATAATTCCaaagtgaaaatattaaattcaaattttctggTGACGTATCCATATTGGTGGCTCAAATGCTTTAGGTAAATGCCGATTCAAACTGTTACACTTACTAATTGCGTGAAGATAGGCGGAAAATTTGGCAAGGACGAGAAAGTTGTTCCACCACAGAATGCAACAGGTGCCCACACATTGTGAGTTATAATCGAGACATGATAGTCACAATATCACAGGTCGAAAATAAAGCATGTTGACGTTCTGATAGAGGTGCAAACAGTGACGATCATATGTATCATGTCTTCCAATGGCcagtttcattttaatttgatgTAGGTTtttgcataacatttcaacagacgTCAATTTCGGGAATATGTAAGAGCCAAATTGCTAAACTACAAgagaatgttttcaaatttcatcttGTGAAGGCATGCAAGCAGagtggaaaaaatcaatacagTCAGCACGTTACCAATTCTCATATCGACTCAAGGTGATCTCTGTATGACCTTAGAGTGATATATCTGATTCAGATCAGATTTCAATGCGCTAAATGTCGGTGTCTTTGTGTGAGACATCATAGCGACGGAAATACatgattatcatctttgatgtCTGTGACTGTTTTAGATTTGTTTCCGTTCCGGTCATCTATAGTGATTTATGTAACAAATTAGAAACACTGTTACTTCAAAAGAAAGCAGAATCACAACAAGACAGTTGTCAGATTGTCTTCGTGGCAAGGTTTAAGAAatatgattgactgattgacaTACAGTAGACACTTCAATTTAACTTTAAACTTTAACATCTCAAGCTAGATAGATAATTCGTCTAACTGGGTATTTGTTCCGTATTCAATACTAAATATATGCAGCTTAAAACTTGACTATGTTAGAACTAGTACTAGTTTGAGTTACATAACAACTTCCCTTAAAACATTAAATCGGCATTCAAGCTATAAGATGCTTTTGATGTGAACTCTTGTGCTACTTAGACGCTGGGTGCATTTGGCACGTGATCGGAGATAGCAAATCACAGTGGTGCAGTACGTTTGGCCGCCAGTCTGTACAACAGCAACATGACATGCGCACTTGAAGCAGGTTTGGTTCATTCTGCCTTCTGAAGTTAGCAGGACCTCTGTCCTTTTCTGTTCGATACTTTGACGGAGAGCCAAATATTGGTTGAGAGTTCTTTCTAAATGTTTATATCCGTTGTTGGAATAGAGTTTAAACACAGAGGGCGTCTCTTCACAGCACGTTTTTTGATACCACTCATTGTAAGGAGTGTTTCGATAGCATGCTTGGTTAACATCGATTAGCACAGATGAAAATATGTCCAAAGTTTCATCTACCGTCTAAGTTTCCTCGGCCGAGGAATTCATGTTTAATGCACATCACGTCCACATCTTCAATAAAGCTAAAGCATGCCAGAAACACTTTAACTTCACTTTTTTGTAGCAAAAGACGACATAATTGAGATGTTTTCAGATTGAGTTGTCCATTCCCATACTTGTTCGAATCAGGAAATCTTGAAATCTGTCACTAAATCATGAATTTGAACAAACCAGCGTTCAGTTCAGTCGTAACAAAGTAAATCTTTGGACGATTTATGCCTGTTGTGAGACATAAATCGGTGTTCCATCGAGAGCATTTTGTTAGCTGTCTCCGTCTTGAGACGACTTCCCCACATGTGATTGGATGTGTTTGGTACATCGTCCGAAAACACCGACACTTTCTCTGGGAGTTCTTCTTTCTCTTTCAATTCaccctgaaaacaaaacataataataattataggAGAGGATGAACTTACTTTCTGTAGTCTATGCATAGACAGTGCAGTCAGTCCAATGTCTAGTTTATGTGGTTTCAAGGCTTACACAGGGTGAACTAATCGACATTCCAACATTTGAGAATCAACAGGTGTTGTTTTTGACTGATTTATATCAATGGTTTCGTGAATCTTCACATAAAATCAATTTGTTTGAAAGAACTGTTTCTGCTGATTATGTACAAACTTTAAGCTTCAATGTGGCTTGAGTGGAAAATACATCGGTTTAAAAACAAATAGTTCTAGAACACGCAACTGCACATTTGTGCTACACAAACATTCAAGTGATTGCTTTAGATGCTTGGGTGACATAAATGGAAAGTACATGGCACTATGACGATTCAGCTTTGGAAGACTTGGAGACTTAATCTTCTTGACAGAAAATACTCTCTACTCTTTCGAAAATAATCGACATCGAGCCTTTTTGAACAGGAATTAGCAGCTACAAACTCTAATTCTTAACCATGGCTTGTTTGTTTCTTAGCAACATTCAACGCTTACCTTTTGGTCGTAATCTTTTAAAAATCCCCAGTTTTCATCCCTGTAATAAAAGGTAAATGGTAAATAAGTTATTCGGCCTTCCGTCGTTATTTAACGGGCGTTTTAAGGTAGAAATAAATTaacataaattattgtattCGCGAAAAAGATAAAAAACTATGGTTTGACAACTGGTGAGCAGCGTTCCTGATGAACCGCAAGAAGGTGCGTCCTGTTGATTATTTTTGACAAGCCAACGCAGTCTCATAAGATCGTAAACCAATCCTAAACCACTTAGCTTCCCTAGATTTGCAAGTTGGCTTTAGGCCTATATTCTTATGGTCTGCTTGGCAACGCGTCGGGGCGTGCGTGTTTCAAGTTTTACAAGTTTGGTCACGATAGCAGAGCGATCTCTACCGTTGACCAGGCTGTAGTGTCTGGCCCAAAGCTTTAAAGTGGCAGCTTCAGTAGTGACATAATTATCTATCACCAAACCTTTGCAAATTAAAGGCGGAGAGAAGAAGAAAGCACATAATTTGTTATTGTGCAAATTGGACATTAAACGTGATAGAAGAGGTGGACGCTGCGTCCACGTACATGAAATtctcatggcattaattttcGGTTTGTCCATCTTTTGTGTGTTTGCTTcttattgttgttttttaattCATTTATGCTGGGTCCCCATAAGTGAATTTCTCGGCCGATGATTTTTCACTTTAGCTGACAACATGACCTCTACATTTGTCAAACGGCATTGAGTCGTCTATTTGTTTATTCTGAATTACAATACTTCAGAAAATGCAAAGGATACCGTTGAACAAACAATCGCCCGAAGTTAAAGTCCACAATatgtaaccatggcaacgaCTAAAACGCGAGCAGTAAGCCGTCCTTGTCTTTTATTCGTCCGCTGATCGTATTATATCGACAGTGACAGACGGTACAATGGTGTTGGTAGCTATGCTTTATCGGCTGTCACACATTCGTTGGTGGGATCATAGTCCCTCGAGAAAGTTTTCTCGACGAATATTATGGGATATACTGATTCCAGAGGGACGGACTGTATCAGTTAATGCGTACAGTTCGACGTCAAATCACTGGCTGTGGTGAAAGCCCCTATATGATAGCATAATAGAAGCTCCCAAACTATCTTTCCAACATCTGTTTGTAAAGTAAAGGAATTTAGGTGTTTGACACCAGTCAGTTGCAATGCCTGTGGTCATATGGTTTCACTGCATCCATGGTGAAGTACAAATGGTACACCTGTTCTCGTTTAATCTTAATTATCTAATACCGTTCGCATATGGTGTCAACCAGAAATATTGCAGTATTTATGACATGGTGTCAGCATTTCTTACAAACCATTTCGCTGACGAAATAAAGGTGATAGAACCTAGCATCCAAGGCAGCAAGGTGACGTTGAAACTATTTCTGTGAGTGGGTGTTTCTTAAAGTGTTTGAACACGCTTGACAAACACTATGCGACCATGGAGGTGAAATGATAGCCCCAGGTATGAACGGCAAAGGTCCGCAATATttggtacctccatgatttgaCTGAGCAATATGACGATGTCGAATTATTCTATCTCCGGACAGGTTAAATGCAATCTCAAATTCGTATACATACAAATAGAATGCCAATAGTTCTGTCCATAACCCGCCTGATTCATGGCTTCTGTGTCAGACCGACTTCGTTCATTTGCCACAGAGCTGACCTATCACTATTTCAAACATCGGTCAACGGCGATACTTCATGCCTCCTGATCCGTGACCGCAGGAATTTAATGACGCGTTTCTACTGCCAACGTGAACTAACACTTGAAAACACTTTGAACTACAACGCGTGCCGAAAATCCTAAAAACGTGTCTAACAGAAATATAGCGTGTTCACTGTCAAGTATGTTATTCTGACGGCCAAGCTGCAGATTGTCGTCTTAGCAACGGCGCTATGGACTTTGTTCTTTAATTAGAACATACATGGGGTACCATGCTACGCATTCCAAACTTTGTACGACgcagcatgttgaaacacgcAACTGAAAATTTAATGGCTGAATTGGGAGGTGTAGCGTAAATCTTGGGCTTTTCAGCTTCGAGAATGGACATGTTCAAAGATGCAACCAGTCTCCCGCGGCGGCCCGCTTGTTGGAGTTTAAGTTATTTTAATATTATAGACTTTGATGgctttttataaaaatattaaagctggCGTCGTAATAGCTAAATATGACAAGCCACTTCATAAAAATTGCTCTGCTGTTTGGATCTGCATtgtaataaatatttatttatttcttacttATAAAACGATTGCAATTTAATGACACCCGGGAGGCAAGTATTATATtctgccattttgttttttattgaatGGAATTTAAAAGCGTCAGCACTGCTAGTAATCACCAATATATATCTTGCCTGTCGTTGATTATTTCATCATGTTTTGTCGCCTAAACCTGGATCGATACGGACTGCTCCGGGTCTCAACTTGTTGACCTTATATTTCGACACAATATATAAGCGCATGACATATATGCAGCATTCCGTTGGATGTATCATCAACATTTAATATCAAACCAATGCGTCATCGATTCTGTGAAAGTTTAAAATGAAACTGCGATGGATTTGTTATATCTGTTTgcccacagtcacttgtggtcggtctattccgctcggcgtctatgcccccatagacgtgtgtacatatgcctgagaagtaGACATAGACGAAATAGaccgaccacaggtgactgtggtttGTCTCTCATTTTATCAAATCAGGCCATCAGACCCGGAAATTGACTGATTGGTACTTTTGAGATCCGCCTTGCAAAGCCGTCACCCTGTTTTGAACAGATAGTTGCTCACTTTTCGGTAAACATTTCATCGTCCATTTATCACCCGAAAGATATAGAGGCCGGCGCATTAAATTTATTGGATAACTATAATTAAAAGTCACCTATAATTCAATTTAATTGAAATGCATCTCTTAACTTTCAAACGGGGAACTAAttaaacagagattaaaatgtcGGTATGTATTAAAAGGACATTTAATTACAGTCAATAACAAACCACAAGGCCATCAGTACAtcgtagaaataaaacgttgaTGGTTCTATCTATATGTTACATTCAAATTACTCATCGCTGGATGTTTGCAGGTGTCCTTTCAGCCGTTGTTGACTCTAACTGCTTTCACATTGAATACAGAGGCAGCATTCTAACGGGGTCTTATCAGTATCGGTGGGTTGGTGAAGGAAATCGcaacatgaaaattgcattGGTCCACTTTACACATGAATTGAATACGTTGACACTTGACAGTGGAAATTCACAGTCAAATCCCACTTGAATTGCTTACGTAAGTACATATCTTAGTACAGACGCCGACATCTTAGTAAAACTTATTGTGTCTGAAATAAGCTGCTTAGTGCTTAGgctacgagagagagagagagagagagagagagagagagagagagagagagagacttcaTTGATGTACATACCATTTTCTCAAACAGGCTTTCTCGTTTCCGACCATCTGCTTCCATATTTTATCCTGCGTCACAGAATCACACTTGGCAAAATCTTGCTGGGAGTAGTTTTTCGTCGGTTGTGGGATAACCGTCTCtttcttctcagccggtatacACGTCGTGTGGTAGGCACTTTTCGGTCGGGTTACGGAAGCAATGGGGAAACGATAACCAGCAGAAGTTGTACGGTTAGTCATTGAAACACTATTCTCCATGGCCATCTTTTGAAGTGTGGTTGTGTTGTGTGCTTGTGAGTAGCTTTTGTCAGCTTGTGTTTTGAACACAGGTAGCTTTGAGTCTCTCTGCAAAGTAAACTGCTTACGTTAAGTCTGGCCCGCTGGCTGACTCTCAAATATCACACTTAGCTGTTTAACTGTAATGGTTCCTGCAagtcaaaaaaatgttttagaTCCTAATGAAAGAGTAGGCGCCGGGACTTCCTTCAGACCGCCGTCTGTATCCGTTCTCCGATGAAATATTATGAGCTGAGCAGTTATTATTTAAGCTTATCAGGTCCGTGTTTAAAATGCCTCGTTCCAACTTCCGAGAAATGTTCAACGCTGTAGTGTAATCTCATAAGCAGAGTCCGACGCACAGTTTAGCTGTCTGTTCAACCATAACACGTAAACGCCAGCTGGTTCCGAATCGTGTGGCTCCTGTAATACGACGGAATCGATCGTTGTCGGTTGAAATACCAGCTACCTCGGCTTAATCATACGGGAAACACGGTCAATATTTTCACCGGTTCCTTGTCTCCAAGCACGTAATGGCTGTTTGACACCGCTTCTCGGTTTACTTCCCAACAGCGACACCTGACTCCAAATACATTAGCTTTGATCTTTCATGGAGTTATTATCTGCTTAGCAGTCTACGCAAGTGATCAAAGAATGCCTGCATGGAACGAGCACTACATATGTAAATTAAGTTGTCGTTCGTTTTGTCgccaaggaaacaaaacataagCCTACGCATGCGCGTATGTGGATTGCTTCCTGTGCGCAGCGAACCACTGTATGGACTTTTCATACGTGATGACGTCAAAGTACTGGCGCGAATGGAAATTTGCCTCGGGGTATCGCTGCCAATCGTGATGTGTGAG belongs to Ptychodera flava strain L36383 chromosome 17, AS_Pfla_20210202, whole genome shotgun sequence and includes:
- the LOC139116174 gene encoding uncharacterized protein C2orf50-like isoform X2; this encodes MSFSYYEKSAYHTTCIPAEKKETVIPQPTKNYSQQDFAKCDSVTQDKIWKQMVGNEKACLRKWDENWGFLKDYDQKGELKEKEELPEKVSVFSDDVPNTSNHMWGSRLKTETANKMLSMEHRFMSHNRHKSSKDLLCYD
- the LOC139116174 gene encoding uncharacterized protein C2orf50-like isoform X3, with the protein product MSKSAYHTTCIPAEKKETVIPQPTKNYSQQDFAKCDSVTQDKIWKQMVGNEKACLRKWDENWGFLKDYDQKGELKEKEELPEKVSVFSDDVPNTSNHMWGSRLKTETANKMLSMEHRFMSHNRHKSSKDLLCYD
- the LOC139116174 gene encoding uncharacterized protein C2orf50-like isoform X1 — translated: MAMENSVSMTNRTTSAGYRFPIASVTRPKSAYHTTCIPAEKKETVIPQPTKNYSQQDFAKCDSVTQDKIWKQMVGNEKACLRKWDENWGFLKDYDQKGELKEKEELPEKVSVFSDDVPNTSNHMWGSRLKTETANKMLSMEHRFMSHNRHKSSKDLLCYD